AGATGAACTTCCTAACGTCGTTCACCAGGTAAAAAGCGACCACCCGCTCTGGTACTTCTGCTCCTCTGCAGGCCAAGCTGCTCTCCTCTGGGATCGGTTTCACGTTGCAGATTTGTATATCTAAAACATCGAATTGTAAGGTCAATGGTTAACGATACGTTTAAACGATGAGTAAGAGAAAGGTCTTACATTGGCCCTCGGATGTAAGAATACTCTCATCGGGAGGTGAATTCTTCATTAATATTTGTGCGCTTGGAAATTCAGTCTGTAGTCGTTGCGTGAATGCCCCTATTCGCTCATACTCTAAACCGCGATATATAAACAACTTATTCtgcaaaataaaaacaatttttaatggtCACAATGGCTTTACTATTTCTTGCATCCTACACTTTCAGATTCCGGGGTAATATTACTCACCCTAACAAAGAGAGGAAAACTGAGACCATAAAAGCCTACTCTAAAATATTCCGGTTCAGGTCGAAGTTGCGTCAGTATATTATCGAGGAACTTGGCTTGCAATTTCAGTACGTGGCTCAGTTTCGCGTAATCGTATAACCTAGTCTCGTACAACACCGCCAATTCCTTGCACAAGGGAATACCCTTCTCCCAGCACTTGCCCCGATCCAAATAGTGGATTATCTTGTGATAGAGCACCTCTTTCCTTTGCCATTCTGGCTGTTGGGGATGTGCGTGATCCGGAGGTAACATAGTCGAACCCCAACCCAATTGATCGGCATACAATTTCATAGTGAATCCAGCTTCCGTATAGTTTTCTGCCGCTAGATGAAGGTCGTGCAATTTGTAGATATAGCGTAGGTACATCTCCTTCCGATTGAATTCATTTTTGTAAAAGTTCTGTGagaaaaattagttaaatatataagttaaatatcttattattaAAGCGGCGATAGTATATCTTATTACTAAGGAAACAAAGATAAACGAAGTACCGACTTAGATAGGTCAAGTGTGACATTGTTAGTCGCGACAATCACGTAACTAACCGTGTTGTTAAGGTAAGTACTAAGATAAGCAAATACGTTGCAGATAAGGAAACTAATTGACCTAACTGCCTTATTACTAAGATAACTAATTAGAGCTGTCAAGCTTGACACGTTCGTCCAACTGGTTTCCGAATATACGATTTTCAACTCACCAGTAAGTTAACGGTACACGACATACGCTTGTCACGATTCTCATCTCCCTGAATAACGCTTCTATAGTCCAAAAGTCTTTCCAACAAACGGGTAATTGACGTGATGAAAGCAGTTCCGCTTTCCTTCCAGGCTGGATCTTCTAATTGTACTCTGTCTAATAATCTGTGTGTAAAAGCAATGTATATTATAAACACTCTATATTCGTATaacataaaaaatgaagtttaagTTTCGAATCATAGTCGCGAACTTACACGGCACTAAGATGCTCCCTAACGCAGCATGAAATGTAAATTAGGACAGGTTGAAATAGGTATAGAATAACAGCGCATATAACATAGTACTACTACagtacaaattttaaacttacgactaaaaatgtttaaattctacaataacttaagaacaaaattttaaactaaTACTCACATGGTATTAAACAACTGCCTGTACTCGTCGTCACCTTTATTCTCGCTGATCAAAATATCCAATTTATCGATCAATTCCGATTCCACGGACTTGAAGCTACCTCTAGATTGCTGTTCGCATTCCATCATATCAAAGAAGATATGTAACGTGGCCTTACGAAGTTCGCTTTCGGGAACCAAAGTGACTTCCAAAAATGGACCCACCATCCCAGGAATAAACTCCAGCTTACGATCACCCAACTGAGTCCACATCGAGAGGATTTGAAATCCCATAAATACCCTCATGTCTCCATACTTTTCGACGATCTTCTCGCGTTTCACTTCAGAGAACTGCTCCAGTTGCAAGGAGGGTTGGGTCAGATAGGCCACGGCTAGATTAAAGTAGGTAGACCAAAGTTGCGAGTCGAAGGTGTCGTCCGAGAAACGGAAGGCCAGAGGTTGAGCTAGCTCTTGAAGAGACTTCAGTATAATGTTATTCGCCTGCATTCTGATCACCAACCAATCAGGTGGGAACACTTCCTGTCTGACGAGGTCGCGAAGCACCAGATATACTCTTAGAAGAAAATCCTTCAAGGGCTTCCGTTCACCGGTGTGAGTAAGTTCTTCCCATAATCGCGAATAATGATATTCATCCAAAAGTTGAAGCAATCCTATCAAACAAGCGACTAGACAACCCAACACGGGACCACTGGTGTTGATGACGATGAGGATAGTCTGTATCAATACATCCAGAATCGACAAACAGAGTGTCTCGACGTCATGCTGGATGCAGTTATTGACCTTGTTGGTGTCTCGACCCCGTTTGTGCAGAAAACTGAGTATTTCGCCGAGGATCTCTGTGCAAGATCGGAGCTCTTCGCGTCTGATAAGATGGATTCTCAGATGTCTGCACATAGTGACCAATAAAAGATTTCTGCTCTCGTCGTCTTCACGGAACAACGAAGATGTGGTCAAGTTCTTGATGGCTGTCAGCTTGGCTTGAGTTAACTGCAAGGATGGCTCGCGTGGCACGGAGTCCAGCATCGTGCAGGTGAGTTTGGCAACTTTGAGAACAGGCAATACGGCTACCAGTTGTTCGAACACCGGCGAGATGGAATAAAGCAACGCTATCTGAGAGTGGAGAACCATTTCGTAAGGGATGCCCAACATTTTGTTCAATGCCGCGAACACGCAGGAAAGGTCTCGCTTGAAATTATCTTCCAATTCGCCCGCCGTCGCCCTAGCGAATAGCAGACGACTTTGTATGATGAACTTGAAGATATATTCGAGAGAACGGAAGCATTTGATGATGGGTTCCTGTTTCTCTGCCACGGTCACCCAGTCGGCACAATGCTGTACGCTGCTCAAAAGACCTTTGTACACCAGGGCAGCGGCGAAGTGGCCGGAAATGTAAGCGTCCATTACGGGTTTAAAGTGCTCGAACTTGGAATCCTCGAGAAGGCTGAAGATGGAGACCAGAACTTGAAAGACTAGGCCAGAGTGGGCATTGGAATTGCCGTTTTCCGTGTGGAACATCGAGAAGAGTGCGTCCAAAATGTCCTGCAGGAATTTCACCAATTCCTCACCGTCTAATCGCAGCACTCGACCTAAAGTTTCTGAAATACGTTCCGGATGCGCTTTCCATTGGAGCAGGCTTAACAAATCAACGTTCTGTGTCAGCTTTGTGCTGCAAAGTAACGTATGAACGAAGACGGCTTCTTTCGGCGATCTTGAAAATGCCGGTGAACCTAGTGAACACACAAGAAACATTAGTCAATAACTATGTCCGATGTGATTGTTCGAAGATCACGCGAAGTAGctaaaagtttaatttttaattatttgagaaTGCGATTTTGGTATTACCGGTTGCATTTGGTTCTCGAGCGCTACTGGGCAAGGAAAGGTAACTCAACGAATCCAACTTCGAACGATCTTCGCATTTGTAGATATACAATTCGTGAGGGCCATCTTGAAGGGTAGCCCCACCGGGTTCCATGAGACGTACGAAAGCGAACGAAAACAACTTTTTATCGGTTTTCTCGCGTGCTGCAAAGGAAAACTGTGTGAAACTTTGACCGTTATAAAAAGTCGAGAGCAAAATTTAAGAGAGCGATCGGATAGTCCGCTATTGAAGCAACATGATTTTACTACTTACTGGAACAATGTCTGAACTCGAAACGAACGTGACTTCCATAAAACTTGTCTATAGGTATCGCCAGTCGAACCGTTTCCGCCCACGACGGACTATTATGATGATATATGATTAAGCTTTGGTATTCAGAACTACCCTCCGTTCCAGCGGCTCCAAACAAGCAACCCTCCAAAGGTTGACCATCCACGTCCAACACCAAAATTGTCACCTGACCATATCGTACAACCTGTTAGTTCCTGTACAAAATGAACCCGGCGTCGCTCGATATTATCGAATCGATCATACCTCGATATTCTTCCCCGTTGATTTCCCACCCCTCTCGAACTCCCCGCGCTCTAGTTTCAGGTACAAATCGTTCCGAACATCGCCCGGCATGATAACGTCGGAGAAGCCAAGCTTCTTCGTCAGACAGATATTCTTGAAGAGCAAAGGATTTTCTACCCGCACCTGGGACAGTTCACCGTGAAGAACACGCAGCGAAACCACTATGCCATAATTTGGTTGGCCAGGAAGCGGTGAACACTTGTTGTTGCGGATGATCTGCTCGTGCAGTTGGTGAAAGTCCTTCTCTTCGCCTTGATACACCTGAAACGATTGATTACTTCCGTAAATTGTATACTACACTGTAATTATGTTGCCTACACCCTTAAAAGTCGTATCGTTTTAATAGTGTAGTAAAGAAAGAATACTtgcataagtatagtaactcgATAAGGAAATAGTAatggtaaataataaaaaaaaatcagtgTAATAGTACAGAATACGGTATACGGTGTAAGAGCATTCGTATTTCCTACAGTGCCTACCTTGAACGTCATCTCCAGTTCCTCGGT
Above is a window of Megachile rotundata isolate GNS110a chromosome 1, iyMegRotu1, whole genome shotgun sequence DNA encoding:
- the spg gene encoding dedicator of cytokinesis spg isoform X2; this encodes MWTTTKTTKYGVAVYNWRGDTRYGLPLEIGETVQILEECAGWYRGFSTKNRAVKGIFPSSYIHLKPCKIENEGLYESVIPLEDPVVREVTLVLREWDGIWKRLYVEREIYKFTTLRKVMQELLEWRRQLLAGTLTTDQTRELKLRIINKVDWGNRKLGLDLVPRQGAHMVDPDTMSVVELYHVHVQSAENSQGASARGTLRRKEHKKVLTHHLYFCMRDFGHSVGEDTEIYFSLYDAKRNQYLSERFLVRISKEGFSSFIEKIHSNCTIFTDLGNADLSRDLYMVAHVMRCGRMLYSDSGKNKAGTATYRRPHGVAVLSLAEATQDHTEELEMTFKVYQGEEKDFHQLHEQIIRNNKCSPLPGQPNYGIVVSLRVLHGELSQVRVENPLLFKNICLTKKLGFSDVIMPGDVRNDLYLKLERGEFERGGKSTGKNIEVTILVLDVDGQPLEGCLFGAAGTEGSSEYQSLIIYHHNSPSWAETVRLAIPIDKFYGSHVRFEFRHCSTREKTDKKLFSFAFVRLMEPGGATLQDGPHELYIYKCEDRSKLDSLSYLSLPSSAREPNATGSPAFSRSPKEAVFVHTLLCSTKLTQNVDLLSLLQWKAHPERISETLGRVLRLDGEELVKFLQDILDALFSMFHTENGNSNAHSGLVFQVLVSIFSLLEDSKFEHFKPVMDAYISGHFAAALVYKGLLSSVQHCADWVTVAEKQEPIIKCFRSLEYIFKFIIQSRLLFARATAGELEDNFKRDLSCVFAALNKMLGIPYEMVLHSQIALLYSISPVFEQLVAVLPVLKVAKLTCTMLDSVPREPSLQLTQAKLTAIKNLTTSSLFREDDESRNLLLVTMCRHLRIHLIRREELRSCTEILGEILSFLHKRGRDTNKVNNCIQHDVETLCLSILDVLIQTILIVINTSGPVLGCLVACLIGLLQLLDEYHYSRLWEELTHTGERKPLKDFLLRVYLVLRDLVRQEVFPPDWLVIRMQANNIILKSLQELAQPLAFRFSDDTFDSQLWSTYFNLAVAYLTQPSLQLEQFSEVKREKIVEKYGDMRVFMGFQILSMWTQLGDRKLEFIPGMVGPFLEVTLVPESELRKATLHIFFDMMECEQQSRGSFKSVESELIDKLDILISENKGDDEYRQLFNTILLDRVQLEDPAWKESGTAFITSITRLLERLLDYRSVIQGDENRDKRMSCTVNLLNFYKNEFNRKEMYLRYIYKLHDLHLAAENYTEAGFTMKLYADQLGWGSTMLPPDHAHPQQPEWQRKEVLYHKIIHYLDRGKCWEKGIPLCKELAVLYETRLYDYAKLSHVLKLQAKFLDNILTQLRPEPEYFRVGFYGLSFPLFVRNKLFIYRGLEYERIGAFTQRLQTEFPSAQILMKNSPPDESILTSEGQYIQICNVKPIPEESSLACRGAEVPERVVAFYLVNDVRKFIFDRPLHRGPVDRENEFKSLWIERTTLTTEAKLPGILRWFEVIEKRSELLAPVQYACETMQSVERELRRLVAQYTAEPHRNINPFSMRLQGIIDANVMGGITKYQEAFLTPEFARQNPDMVPHVNRLKGLILDQMSVLEAGLNLHGQIAPAGVQPLHKRLNERFTQLKQGLGPLARQRTIHHDSIVNSPLPPLPVSEKQRPATLETAGSRYSHADSDGLPEDEGFYTKVDGGPPPIPQREVRPRSVGYGTTPPRPTHQRSLSKPLSPKLPLRHSLPTPTDGVDQTGLRTSWSEPGPEPAPPLPPRGCTPDKRDSNTNTIVPPAPPKRLAYKRNTEWSTDDDSEVQNEPNDLRDSGISTASLLDFQSHLTNLNNLSYEDFEPRSRCNDIMNISPPSVINALNVSTGNFASGMFQGSHSLPGQEVSPPPIPPKAHQDTPSAPSTLERVSNRTQLHGHSENYSVPKLQTLSMASDTESTV
- the spg gene encoding dedicator of cytokinesis spg isoform X1; translated protein: MWTTTKTTKYGVAVYNWRGDTRYGLPLEIGETVQILEECAGWYRGFSTKNRAVKGIFPSSYIHLKPCKIENEGLYESVIPLEDPVVREVTLVLREWDGIWKRLYVEREIYKFTTLRKVMQELLEWRRQLLAGTLTTDQTRELKLRIINKVDWGNRKLGLDLVPRQGAHMVDPDTMSVVELYHVHVQSAENSQGASARGTLRRKEHKKVLTHHLYFCMRDFGHSVGEDTEIYFSLYDAKRNQYLSERFLVRISKEGFSSFIEKIHSNCTIFTDLGNADLSRDLYMVAHVMRCGRMLYSDSGKNKAGTATYRRPHGVAVLSLAEATQDHTEELEMTFKVYQGEEKDFHQLHEQIIRNNKCSPLPGQPNYGIVVSLRVLHGELSQVRVENPLLFKNICLTKKLGFSDVIMPGDVRNDLYLKLERGEFERGGKSTGKNIEVTILVLDVDGQPLEGCLFGAAGTEGSSEYQSLIIYHHNSPSWAETVRLAIPIDKFYGSHVRFEFRHCSTREKTDKKLFSFAFVRLMEPGGATLQDGPHELYIYKCEDRSKLDSLSYLSLPSSAREPNATGSPAFSRSPKEAVFVHTLLCSTKLTQNVDLLSLLQWKAHPERISETLGRVLRLDGEELVKFLQDILDALFSMFHTENGNSNAHSGLVFQVLVSIFSLLEDSKFEHFKPVMDAYISGHFAAALVYKGLLSSVQHCADWVTVAEKQEPIIKCFRSLEYIFKFIIQSRLLFARATAGELEDNFKRDLSCVFAALNKMLGIPYEMVLHSQIALLYSISPVFEQLVAVLPVLKVAKLTCTMLDSVPREPSLQLTQAKLTAIKNLTTSSLFREDDESRNLLLVTMCRHLRIHLIRREELRSCTEILGEILSFLHKRGRDTNKVNNCIQHDVETLCLSILDVLIQTILIVINTSGPVLGCLVACLIGLLQLLDEYHYSRLWEELTHTGERKPLKDFLLRVYLVLRDLVRQEVFPPDWLVIRMQANNIILKSLQELAQPLAFRFSDDTFDSQLWSTYFNLAVAYLTQPSLQLEQFSEVKREKIVEKYGDMRVFMGFQILSMWTQLGDRKLEFIPGMVGPFLEVTLVPESELRKATLHIFFDMMECEQQSRGSFKSVESELIDKLDILISENKGDDEYRQLFNTMEHLSAVLLDRVQLEDPAWKESGTAFITSITRLLERLLDYRSVIQGDENRDKRMSCTVNLLNFYKNEFNRKEMYLRYIYKLHDLHLAAENYTEAGFTMKLYADQLGWGSTMLPPDHAHPQQPEWQRKEVLYHKIIHYLDRGKCWEKGIPLCKELAVLYETRLYDYAKLSHVLKLQAKFLDNILTQLRPEPEYFRVGFYGLSFPLFVRNKLFIYRGLEYERIGAFTQRLQTEFPSAQILMKNSPPDESILTSEGQYIQICNVKPIPEESSLACRGAEVPERVVAFYLVNDVRKFIFDRPLHRGPVDRENEFKSLWIERTTLTTEAKLPGILRWFEVIEKRSELLAPVQYACETMQSVERELRRLVAQYTAEPHRNINPFSMRLQGIIDANVMGGITKYQEAFLTPEFARQNPDMVPHVNRLKGLILDQMSVLEAGLNLHGQIAPAGVQPLHKRLNERFTQLKQGLGPLARQRTIHHDSIVNSPLPPLPVSEKQRPATLETAGSRYSHADSDGLPEDEGFYTKVDGGPPPIPQREVRPRSVGYGTTPPRPTHQRSLSKPLSPKLPLRHSLPTPTDGVDQTGLRTSWSEPGPEPAPPLPPRGCTPDKRDSNTNTIVPPAPPKRLAYKRNTEWSTDDDSEVQNEPNDLRDSGISTASLLDFQSHLTNLNNLSYEDFEPRSRCNDIMNISPPSVINALNVSTGNFASGMFQGSHSLPGQEVSPPPIPPKAHQDTPSAPSTLERVSNRTQLHGHSENYSVPKLQTLSMASDTESTV